The following are from one region of the Rhodoligotrophos defluvii genome:
- a CDS encoding ABC transporter permease, producing MAQITAGHRDLGASAEARTRATRRVRDRAGPLEFHRRKWLWAVLGVTLALLYAPILSLMVFSFNNSRRNVVWQGFTTDYYVRAWNNASLIEAFTNSLTIAVVATIVSTVIGAMVALMLWRFRFPFKAAYEGFMVLPIVVPEICMGVAMLAFFGSVGWPSGGPWPLNLSAIMIAHIAFCFPFVAIVVRARLAGFNRELEEASRDLGGNEWQTFRYVIIPFLKPGLVAGALLAFTLSLDDFVITFFTSGPNAVTFPVKIYSMVRFSVTPEVNAASTVLILITVIATIAAVRLQSPERAAE from the coding sequence ATGGCGCAGATCACGGCCGGACACCGCGATCTCGGGGCCTCGGCCGAGGCACGCACGCGCGCCACGCGCAGGGTGCGCGACCGGGCAGGGCCCCTGGAGTTCCATCGCCGCAAATGGCTGTGGGCGGTGCTCGGCGTGACCCTGGCGCTGCTTTACGCGCCGATCCTGTCGCTGATGGTGTTTTCCTTCAACAATTCCCGGCGCAACGTGGTGTGGCAGGGCTTCACCACCGACTACTATGTCCGCGCCTGGAACAATGCCTCCCTGATCGAGGCCTTCACCAACTCGCTCACCATCGCCGTGGTCGCCACCATCGTCTCGACCGTCATCGGCGCCATGGTGGCGCTCATGCTCTGGCGCTTCCGCTTTCCCTTCAAGGCAGCCTATGAGGGTTTCATGGTGCTGCCCATCGTGGTGCCGGAGATCTGCATGGGCGTGGCCATGCTCGCCTTCTTCGGCAGCGTCGGCTGGCCGAGCGGCGGACCCTGGCCGCTCAACCTGTCCGCCATCATGATCGCCCATATCGCCTTCTGCTTTCCCTTCGTGGCGATCGTGGTGCGGGCGCGGCTGGCCGGCTTCAACCGCGAGCTCGAGGAGGCTTCCCGCGATCTCGGCGGCAATGAATGGCAGACCTTCCGCTATGTCATCATCCCCTTCCTCAAGCCTGGCCTGGTGGCCGGTGCGCTGCTCGCCTTCACCCTGTCGCTCGACGACTTCGTCATCACCTTCTTCACCTCGGGGCCCAACGCCGTCACCTTCCCGGTGAAGATCTATTCCATGGTGCGCTTCTCCGTGACCCCGGAAGTGAATGCCGCCTCCACCGTGCTCATTCTCATCACAGTGATCGCCACCATCGCCGCTGTGCGGCTGCAGTCCCCCGAACGGGCAGCCGAATAG
- the hpnC gene encoding squalene synthase HpnC — translation MIANAAGRPPASIEAPSGKGASDENFPVGSWLLPARLRPHVACYYAFARAIDDIADDPKLASAEKLARLDLFGRALRDPVLAQQPGLEKAAAARGMLAATGITDQHCLDLVSAFKQDAVKNRYKTWAELMDYCDRSASPVGRFLLDLHGEDQAGYVSSDALCNALQVINHLQDCGKDRANLDRVYLPTDWLDAEGETVEALDRPSASAGLRRVLDKCLDGTEELLREADRLPGRLKSRRLAMESAVIVKIAWQLADELRRRDPLAERVVLTRPQFLRCGVRGVRMAWFGN, via the coding sequence ATGATCGCCAATGCTGCCGGCCGGCCGCCGGCCTCGATTGAAGCCCCGTCGGGAAAGGGGGCCTCAGATGAGAACTTCCCCGTCGGGTCTTGGCTGCTGCCGGCCCGCCTGCGGCCGCATGTGGCCTGCTACTATGCCTTTGCCCGGGCGATCGACGACATTGCCGATGATCCGAAGCTTGCTTCGGCAGAGAAGCTAGCCCGGCTCGACCTGTTCGGCCGGGCCTTGCGCGATCCTGTCCTGGCCCAACAGCCGGGCCTGGAGAAGGCGGCAGCGGCTCGAGGCATGCTGGCGGCGACGGGCATCACCGACCAGCATTGCCTGGACCTGGTGTCGGCGTTCAAGCAGGACGCGGTGAAGAACCGGTACAAGACCTGGGCCGAGCTGATGGACTACTGCGACCGCTCGGCCTCGCCGGTCGGCCGCTTCCTCCTCGACCTCCATGGGGAGGACCAGGCGGGATACGTCTCCTCCGATGCGCTGTGCAACGCCTTGCAGGTGATCAATCATCTGCAGGATTGCGGAAAGGACCGCGCCAATCTCGACCGGGTCTACCTGCCCACCGACTGGCTGGATGCCGAGGGCGAGACGGTGGAGGCGCTGGACCGGCCGAGCGCCAGCGCGGGTCTGCGGCGCGTGCTGGACAAGTGTCTCGACGGTACGGAAGAGCTTCTGCGCGAGGCCGACCGCCTGCCGGGCCGGCTGAAGAGCCGCCGCCTCGCCATGGAGTCGGCGGTGATCGTCAAAATTGCCTGGCAGCTGGCGGATGAGCTTCGTCGCCGAGATCCCCTCGCAGAGCGTGTGGTTCTGACGAGGCCTCAATTTTTGCGATGCGGCGTCAGGGGCGTCCGAATGGCGTGGTTCGGGAACTGA
- a CDS encoding ABC transporter ATP-binding protein, with protein sequence MPDAIISIRNLTKAFPGVIAVDNVSLDIRPNEFFALLGPSGCGKTTLLRMIAGFEVPTSGEILLDGQDVAHTPPNERPVNMVFQSYAVFPHMTVAENVAYGLKVSGVPRAEIGPRVEEALATAQLSGLAHRKPDQLSGGQRQRVALARALIKRPKVLLLDEPLSALDAKLREQMRLELTRLQHSVGITFIIVTHDQDEALSMANRIAVMNAGRVAQVATPLELYENPASRFVADFIGKVNLFEGRVLAQDETGLTVRAGGLGTIRVPQTGIAAQDVSVMVRPEKLALSRAEPAGGDIIVRGRVRDIAYFGDFSHVFVATDSGLEITADIRNDARRTEMSLSTGEEVWVSWRPEDTLVLQG encoded by the coding sequence GTGCCCGACGCCATCATTTCCATCCGCAATCTCACCAAGGCTTTCCCCGGCGTCATCGCCGTCGACAATGTGAGCCTCGACATCCGGCCGAACGAGTTCTTCGCTCTGTTGGGACCATCAGGCTGCGGCAAGACCACGCTTCTGCGCATGATTGCCGGCTTCGAGGTGCCGACCTCCGGCGAGATCCTGCTTGACGGGCAGGACGTGGCTCACACGCCCCCCAACGAGCGGCCGGTCAACATGGTGTTCCAGTCCTATGCGGTGTTCCCGCACATGACGGTGGCCGAGAATGTCGCCTACGGGCTCAAGGTGAGCGGCGTGCCCAGGGCCGAGATCGGGCCGCGGGTCGAGGAGGCGCTAGCGACCGCTCAGCTCAGCGGTCTCGCCCACCGCAAGCCCGATCAGCTTTCCGGCGGCCAGCGGCAGCGGGTGGCCCTGGCGCGCGCGCTCATCAAGCGGCCCAAGGTGCTGCTGCTGGACGAGCCGCTGTCGGCGCTCGATGCCAAGCTGCGCGAGCAGATGCGGCTGGAACTCACCCGGCTCCAACATTCGGTGGGCATCACCTTCATCATCGTGACCCACGACCAGGACGAGGCGCTGTCCATGGCCAACCGCATCGCGGTCATGAATGCCGGCCGGGTGGCGCAGGTCGCGACGCCCCTGGAGCTCTACGAGAACCCCGCTTCGCGCTTCGTTGCGGATTTCATCGGCAAGGTGAACCTGTTCGAGGGCAGGGTGCTCGCCCAGGACGAGACGGGCCTCACGGTCAGGGCCGGCGGCCTGGGGACGATCCGGGTGCCGCAGACGGGCATCGCCGCGCAGGACGTGTCGGTGATGGTGCGGCCGGAAAAGCTGGCGCTCTCCCGCGCGGAGCCGGCCGGCGGCGATATCATCGTGCGCGGCCGGGTGCGCGACATTGCCTATTTCGGCGATTTCAGCCATGTGTTCGTTGCCACCGATTCAGGGCTGGAGATCACGGCCGACATCCGCAACGACGCGCGCCGGACCGAAATGAGCCTCAGCACGGGCGAAGAGGTCTGGGTATCCTGGCGGCCCGAGGACACGCTGGTGCTGCAGGGGTGA
- the hpnE gene encoding hydroxysqualene dehydroxylase HpnE, protein MSHVHIIGAGLAGLSAAVELSKAGFAVKLWEQAVRAGGRCRSFHDAALDRLIDNGNHLLLSGNRSAARFLETIGAADRLIGPERARFPFLDVRTGARWMIAPNRGRLPWWMFSPSRRAPGTRAGDYLAGLRLLRAHPKATVSEVLAVDDRAMELYWDPLVVAVLNAPPDHAAATLLKPLLTEIFARGGAACRPRIAARGLSDTFIEPALHWLAGRGAEIAYGARLASIVHDGKRLTALNLTREAVDLGPDDHVVLAVPAPVAADILPGLAVPEAHAPIVNVHFRLDRPARLPEDLPLIGIVGGVAQWVFVRDDVASVTVSSAQALAEQSAEAVAEAVWADVAKALDQPLAPMPPWRVIKERRATFEQTPQQVALRPKPQTRFTNLVLAGDWTATGLPATIEGAIRSGHFAAEALIKPNTASA, encoded by the coding sequence ATGTCACATGTCCACATCATAGGCGCAGGTCTTGCGGGGCTCTCGGCGGCGGTCGAGCTGTCCAAGGCCGGGTTCGCCGTCAAGCTGTGGGAGCAGGCGGTGCGCGCCGGCGGCCGCTGCCGCTCGTTTCATGACGCGGCCCTCGACCGGCTGATCGACAATGGCAACCACCTGCTGCTCTCGGGCAATCGCTCGGCGGCACGGTTTCTCGAAACGATCGGCGCCGCCGACCGGCTGATCGGGCCCGAGCGTGCCCGGTTTCCTTTCCTGGACGTGCGCACGGGGGCGCGCTGGATGATCGCGCCCAATCGCGGCCGCCTCCCCTGGTGGATGTTCTCGCCGTCTCGCCGGGCGCCGGGAACCCGCGCCGGAGACTATCTGGCCGGTCTGCGCTTGCTGCGCGCCCACCCCAAGGCCACGGTGAGCGAAGTTCTGGCGGTGGATGACCGCGCCATGGAGCTCTACTGGGACCCGCTGGTGGTGGCGGTGCTCAATGCGCCGCCCGACCACGCAGCAGCAACGCTGCTGAAGCCGCTTCTGACGGAGATCTTCGCCCGGGGCGGCGCGGCCTGCCGCCCCCGCATCGCCGCACGCGGGCTTTCCGACACCTTCATTGAGCCGGCGCTGCATTGGCTTGCCGGACGCGGCGCAGAGATCGCCTACGGGGCACGCCTTGCCAGCATTGTGCACGATGGCAAGCGGCTTACCGCCTTGAACCTTACCCGCGAGGCGGTCGACCTCGGCCCTGATGATCATGTGGTTCTGGCGGTGCCGGCGCCGGTTGCCGCGGATATCCTGCCCGGGCTCGCGGTGCCGGAGGCGCATGCGCCGATTGTCAACGTGCATTTCCGGCTCGACCGGCCGGCGCGGCTTCCCGAGGACCTTCCCCTGATCGGCATCGTCGGTGGCGTGGCGCAATGGGTTTTCGTGCGGGACGACGTGGCATCGGTCACCGTCAGCTCCGCGCAGGCGCTGGCCGAGCAGTCGGCGGAGGCGGTTGCCGAGGCGGTGTGGGCGGACGTGGCCAAGGCGCTCGATCAGCCCCTGGCGCCCATGCCGCCCTGGCGGGTCATCAAGGAGCGCCGCGCGACATTCGAGCAGACGCCGCAGCAGGTGGCATTGCGCCCGAAGCCGCAGACGCGGTTCACGAATCTGGTGCTGGCGGGGGATTGGACCGCGACCGGGCTGCCGGCCACCATCGAGGGCGCGATCCGGTCGGGCCATTTTGCCGCCGAAGCTCTCATTAAGCCCAACACCGCTTCAGCTTGA
- a CDS encoding ABC transporter substrate-binding protein, giving the protein MTMRKPRLRPSRRSFLAGSAVFAMGLTFASRDVFSEEEKKLNFYNWDTYIGPDTLSDFQQETGIAVKMDLFADNDELFAKLRGGNPGYDVIVPTNDYVERMIKANMLMPLDHDKIPNFANIEKRFQDANFDPGRKYSLPYMWGTVGIGYNKGEVEGTPDSWKWLFDSDTYAGRLALLGDAQNVIQAALKYLGYSLNTTDPAQIKQAEELIIAQKPRIKVFADDNGQDLLASGEVVIVQEWNGDILQVMEEDDELSYVAPKEGGLLWQDCVAIPVGAPHPDNAHKFLNFINDPQVNAAIAEAIQFATPNAAALKLLPESYTENPVIFPPAGTLENYEPGLYQGEAVTRLYDEAWTRINAA; this is encoded by the coding sequence ATGACCATGAGGAAACCGCGTCTTCGTCCCAGCCGCCGCTCGTTTCTGGCGGGCAGCGCCGTCTTCGCCATGGGGCTCACCTTTGCCAGTCGCGACGTGTTTTCCGAGGAGGAGAAGAAGCTCAACTTCTATAATTGGGATACCTATATCGGTCCCGACACGCTGTCGGACTTCCAGCAGGAGACCGGTATCGCGGTCAAGATGGACCTGTTCGCCGACAATGACGAGCTGTTCGCCAAGCTGAGGGGCGGCAATCCCGGCTATGACGTGATCGTTCCCACCAACGACTATGTGGAGCGCATGATCAAGGCGAACATGCTCATGCCGCTCGACCACGACAAGATCCCGAACTTCGCCAATATCGAGAAGCGCTTCCAGGACGCCAACTTCGATCCCGGCCGCAAGTATTCGCTCCCCTATATGTGGGGCACGGTCGGCATCGGCTACAACAAGGGCGAGGTCGAGGGCACGCCGGACAGCTGGAAATGGCTGTTCGATTCCGACACCTATGCCGGCCGCCTGGCCCTGCTGGGGGATGCCCAGAACGTCATCCAGGCGGCTCTCAAATATCTCGGCTATTCCCTGAACACCACCGATCCCGCCCAGATCAAGCAGGCGGAAGAGCTGATCATTGCCCAGAAGCCGCGCATCAAGGTGTTCGCCGACGACAACGGCCAGGACCTGCTGGCCTCCGGCGAGGTGGTGATCGTGCAGGAATGGAACGGCGACATCCTCCAGGTCATGGAGGAGGACGACGAGCTGAGCTATGTCGCGCCCAAGGAAGGCGGCCTTCTCTGGCAGGATTGCGTGGCGATCCCCGTCGGCGCGCCGCATCCGGACAATGCGCACAAGTTCCTGAACTTCATCAACGACCCGCAGGTGAATGCCGCCATCGCCGAGGCCATTCAGTTCGCAACCCCCAATGCGGCGGCCCTGAAGCTTCTGCCGGAAAGCTACACGGAGAACCCGGTGATCTTCCCGCCTGCCGGAACCTTGGAGAATTACGAGCCCGGTCTCTACCAGGGCGAGGCGGTGACGCGCCTCTACGACGAGGCATGGACCCGCATCAACGCCGCCTGA
- a CDS encoding aspartate aminotransferase family protein, with protein sequence MDLQSTNRNPDELRALDHAHHLHPFTNHKLLHQEGSTRIITHADRIWLWDADGRRMLDAMSGLWCVNVGYGRKELAEAAYRQMLELPYYNTFFKTSNVPAIALAAKIASLLPERFNKIFFVSSGSEANDTIIRLVRHYNNLRGRPQKKAFIARRNAYHGSTLATVSLGGMEPMHKQGDLPLPGFHHVLHPHWFDFGGELTPDEFGLKAAKAVEDKILELGPENVAAFIGEPIQGAAGVIIPPQTYWPEINRICKQYDVLLICDEVVCGFGRTGEWFGLDTFGIEADLVSMAKGLSSGYLPIGAVAVSDEVADFLHEHGGEFFHGYTYSGHPTTCAVAHENLRILEEEGLVDRVRRLAPYFHDRLTTLADHPIVGEVRSMGLIGACELTCNKKTRARFNPLGAVGLVCRDHCFDLGLIMRSCADTMVVAPPFVITEQEIDEMVSLARQAFDLTYRDVKHLVE encoded by the coding sequence ATGGATCTTCAATCGACCAACCGGAACCCGGACGAGCTGCGCGCGCTGGACCACGCGCATCATCTGCATCCCTTCACCAACCACAAGCTGCTGCACCAGGAAGGCAGCACGCGGATCATCACCCACGCGGACCGCATCTGGCTGTGGGATGCGGACGGCCGCAGGATGCTCGATGCCATGTCGGGCCTGTGGTGCGTGAATGTCGGCTATGGCCGCAAGGAACTGGCCGAAGCCGCCTACCGGCAGATGCTGGAGCTGCCCTACTACAACACCTTCTTCAAGACCTCGAACGTACCGGCGATCGCGCTCGCGGCCAAGATCGCCAGCCTCCTCCCTGAGCGCTTCAACAAGATCTTCTTTGTCAGCTCCGGTTCCGAGGCCAACGACACCATCATCCGCCTGGTGCGGCACTACAACAACCTGCGCGGCAGGCCGCAGAAAAAGGCGTTCATTGCCCGGCGCAATGCCTATCACGGCTCGACCCTGGCGACCGTGAGCCTCGGCGGCATGGAGCCCATGCACAAGCAGGGAGACCTGCCGCTGCCAGGCTTCCATCACGTGCTGCATCCGCACTGGTTCGATTTCGGCGGCGAGCTCACGCCCGACGAGTTCGGGCTCAAGGCGGCCAAGGCGGTGGAGGACAAAATCCTCGAGCTCGGGCCGGAAAACGTCGCCGCCTTCATCGGCGAGCCGATCCAGGGCGCAGCCGGCGTGATCATCCCGCCGCAGACCTACTGGCCGGAGATCAACCGCATCTGCAAGCAGTATGATGTCCTGCTCATCTGTGACGAGGTGGTCTGCGGCTTCGGCCGGACGGGCGAGTGGTTTGGCCTTGACACCTTCGGCATCGAGGCCGATCTGGTCTCCATGGCCAAGGGGTTGTCCTCCGGTTACCTGCCGATCGGCGCCGTGGCGGTGTCCGACGAGGTCGCCGACTTCCTCCATGAGCACGGCGGCGAGTTCTTCCACGGCTATACATATTCGGGCCACCCCACCACCTGCGCGGTGGCCCACGAGAACCTGAGAATTCTGGAGGAGGAAGGCCTGGTGGATCGCGTCCGCCGCCTTGCACCCTATTTCCACGACAGGCTCACGACCTTGGCCGATCACCCCATTGTCGGCGAGGTGAGGTCCATGGGATTGATCGGCGCCTGCGAGCTCACCTGCAACAAGAAGACACGCGCCCGCTTCAATCCCCTGGGCGCGGTGGGCCTGGTCTGCCGCGATCATTGCTTCGATCTGGGGCTGATCATGCGTTCGTGCGCGGACACCATGGTCGTGGCGCCGCCCTTTGTCATCACCGAGCAGGAGATCGATGAAATGGTGAGCCTGGCGCGGCAGGCTTTCGATCTCACCTATCGCGACGTGAAGCACCTGGTCGAATAG
- the dxs gene encoding 1-deoxy-D-xylulose-5-phosphate synthase, with product MVVTPLLDTVACPADLRKLDKRLLRQLADELRAETIDAAAVTGGHFGAGLGVVELTVALHYVFNTPEDRLIWDVSHQAYPHKILTNRRERIRSIRQRNGLHGFTKRTESEYDPFGTAHSSTSISAGLGMAVARDFAGRDNHVIAVIGDGAMSAGMAYEAMNNAGALDSRLIVILNDNGMSIAPAVGALTNYLSWLISSRPFLSLRDIGKQLASRFPKSFQKAAARADEYARGMLFGGTLFEELGFYYVGPVDGHDMDSLVPILQNVRDADTLGPILLHVVTEKGKGHPFSKPHAEKYHAVGKFDPVTFELKTVASNHPTYTQVFADALIKEAEKDEKIVAITAAMPAGTGLDKFAQRFPKRCFDVGIAEQHAVTFAGGLATEGMKPFAAIYSTFLQRAYDQVVHDIALQHLPVRFAIDRAGLVGQDGPTHAGSYDVTYLACLPDFIVMAAADEAELVHMVATAASIDDRPCSFRYPRGEGVGVELPQEGVPLPIGKGRIIEEGTKVALLSFGTRLGECRKAAAELKALGLSTTVADARFAKPLDEDLIRQLVLHHEVLITIEEGAIGGFGSHVLHFLAGNNLLDRGARVRTMCLPDRFILHGAPNEQYEDAGLQAQHIVAEVFKAIDREHRVLELKAKA from the coding sequence ATGGTTGTTACACCGCTTCTAGATACGGTCGCGTGCCCGGCCGATCTGCGCAAACTCGACAAGCGTCTGTTGCGTCAGTTGGCGGACGAGTTGCGCGCCGAAACCATTGATGCCGCCGCCGTGACCGGTGGGCATTTCGGCGCCGGCCTGGGCGTCGTCGAGCTGACGGTTGCTCTGCACTACGTCTTCAACACGCCGGAGGACCGGCTGATCTGGGACGTGAGCCACCAGGCTTATCCGCACAAGATACTCACGAACCGGCGGGAACGGATCCGCAGCATCCGCCAGCGGAACGGGCTGCACGGCTTCACCAAGCGCACCGAGAGCGAATACGACCCTTTCGGTACCGCGCACAGCTCCACATCCATTTCAGCCGGGCTGGGCATGGCGGTCGCGCGCGACTTCGCCGGCCGCGACAATCATGTCATCGCCGTGATCGGGGATGGCGCCATGAGCGCCGGCATGGCTTACGAGGCCATGAACAATGCGGGCGCGCTCGATTCACGGCTGATCGTGATCCTCAACGACAATGGCATGTCGATCGCACCGGCTGTGGGGGCGCTGACCAACTACCTGTCGTGGTTGATTTCCTCGCGGCCGTTCCTGTCGCTGCGCGATATCGGCAAGCAGCTCGCCAGCCGTTTTCCCAAGAGCTTCCAGAAGGCCGCCGCCCGCGCCGATGAATATGCGCGCGGCATGCTGTTCGGCGGCACCTTGTTCGAGGAGCTGGGCTTCTATTACGTCGGCCCCGTCGATGGGCACGACATGGACTCGCTGGTGCCGATCCTGCAGAACGTGCGCGATGCGGACACGCTCGGCCCGATCCTGCTGCATGTGGTGACGGAAAAGGGCAAAGGGCATCCGTTCTCCAAGCCGCACGCGGAAAAGTACCATGCCGTCGGTAAGTTCGATCCCGTCACCTTCGAGCTCAAGACGGTGGCTTCGAACCATCCGACCTATACCCAGGTGTTCGCGGATGCCCTGATCAAGGAGGCGGAGAAGGACGAGAAGATCGTCGCCATCACCGCCGCCATGCCGGCGGGCACCGGTCTCGACAAGTTCGCGCAGCGCTTTCCCAAGCGGTGTTTTGACGTGGGCATCGCCGAACAGCACGCGGTGACCTTCGCCGGCGGGCTTGCCACCGAAGGCATGAAGCCCTTCGCTGCCATCTATTCCACCTTCCTGCAGCGCGCCTACGACCAGGTGGTGCACGACATCGCCCTGCAGCATCTGCCGGTGCGCTTCGCGATTGACCGGGCCGGCCTCGTCGGCCAGGACGGACCGACGCACGCGGGCAGCTATGACGTGACCTATCTCGCCTGCCTGCCCGATTTCATCGTGATGGCGGCGGCGGACGAGGCGGAGCTCGTGCATATGGTGGCGACCGCCGCCTCGATCGACGACCGGCCCTGCTCGTTCCGCTATCCGCGCGGCGAGGGCGTCGGGGTCGAGCTGCCGCAGGAAGGCGTGCCACTGCCCATCGGCAAGGGCCGCATCATCGAGGAAGGCACCAAGGTGGCGCTCCTGTCCTTCGGCACGCGCCTTGGCGAGTGCCGCAAGGCGGCCGCTGAATTGAAGGCCCTGGGGCTTTCGACCACGGTTGCGGACGCGCGGTTCGCCAAGCCGCTGGATGAAGACCTCATCCGTCAGCTGGTGCTGCATCACGAGGTGCTGATCACCATCGAGGAGGGCGCGATCGGCGGGTTCGGCTCGCACGTGCTGCATTTCCTCGCGGGGAACAATCTGCTGGACCGCGGTGCCAGGGTGCGGACGATGTGCCTGCCCGATCGCTTCATCCTGCATGGCGCGCCCAACGAGCAGTACGAGGATGCCGGCCTGCAGGCCCAGCATATCGTGGCCGAAGTGTTCAAGGCTATCGATCGGGAGCATCGGGTGCTCGAGCTCAAGGCCAAGGCTTGA
- a CDS encoding ABC transporter permease, with amino-acid sequence MESWRRNPLVFAVLALPGTFWLVVFFLIPLGMVWILSFGEKTSIVDIAITWTSANYQRAFQPIYLEIIWKSIWVSAIATALCLLVAYPIAFLISFMPPRLKTLFLLAVILPFWINMLIRTYALIAVFRRNGHVNGILEWLWELGNSLLTAIGLGQYQLLGERFQPLPLLYNDFAVMVGLVYVFLPFMVLPLYATIDRLDKSYLEASLDLGASQVRTFFSVTLPLTMPGVISGIILVFIPCLGAFLIPDLLGGTNAQMIGNVITRQFKEANDWPFGSALSFLLMYATFAALALRSLFAGRRSQLEA; translated from the coding sequence GTGGAGAGCTGGCGGCGCAATCCTCTCGTCTTTGCAGTGCTCGCACTGCCCGGCACATTCTGGCTCGTGGTCTTCTTCCTCATACCGCTCGGGATGGTGTGGATCCTGAGCTTCGGGGAAAAGACCTCGATCGTCGACATCGCCATCACCTGGACATCGGCCAACTACCAGCGGGCATTCCAGCCGATCTATCTCGAGATCATCTGGAAATCGATATGGGTGAGCGCCATCGCCACCGCGCTCTGCCTGCTTGTGGCTTACCCCATCGCCTTCCTGATCTCGTTCATGCCGCCGCGGCTCAAGACGCTGTTCCTGCTCGCGGTCATCCTGCCGTTCTGGATCAACATGCTGATCCGCACCTATGCCCTGATCGCCGTGTTCCGGCGCAACGGCCATGTGAACGGCATCCTGGAGTGGCTCTGGGAACTGGGCAATTCGCTGCTGACCGCCATCGGGCTGGGGCAATACCAGCTGCTGGGCGAACGCTTCCAGCCGCTGCCGCTCCTCTATAACGACTTCGCGGTGATGGTGGGCCTCGTCTATGTCTTCCTGCCCTTCATGGTCCTGCCGCTCTATGCGACCATCGACCGGCTCGACAAATCCTATCTCGAAGCAAGTCTTGACCTCGGCGCAAGCCAGGTGCGCACCTTCTTTTCCGTGACGCTGCCGCTGACCATGCCGGGCGTCATCTCCGGCATCATCCTGGTGTTTATCCCGTGCCTCGGCGCCTTCCTGATCCCCGACCTGCTCGGCGGCACCAATGCGCAGATGATCGGCAACGTGATCACCCGTCAGTTCAAGGAAGCGAATGACTGGCCCTTCGGCAGCGCCCTGTCTTTCCTGCTGATGTATGCGACCTTCGCGGCCCTGGCGCTTCGCTCGCTGTTTGCCGGCCGCCGCTCGCAGCTGGAGGCGTGA
- the hpnD gene encoding presqualene diphosphate synthase HpnD, translated as MPGQQTGRSAINLPDEFGEASRAQVEAVVRNASSSFFWAMRILPRAKREAIFAVYAFCRNVDDIADEEAPLDEKRAGLDAWRGQIDALYGDGRLDHPLAKALAGPVRDYGLMKADFEAVIDGMAMDAGEPIFAPSSVELDLYCDRVACAVGRLCVHIFGEPNARGRAVADALGRALQLTNILRDVHEDAERGRLYLPRELLDRHGITAGSAQAVVRHPAYPALWRDLARRAEEAFVRSREALKACDRRKMRPARIMMEVYQRDLTRMMALPDRDLADPRVSKRRVGKGERLLIALRYAIL; from the coding sequence ATGCCTGGCCAACAAACTGGCCGAAGCGCGATCAATCTCCCGGACGAGTTCGGTGAGGCCAGTCGCGCGCAGGTCGAAGCGGTGGTCCGCAATGCCTCCTCCTCGTTCTTCTGGGCGATGCGCATTCTGCCGCGCGCCAAGCGCGAGGCGATCTTCGCGGTCTACGCCTTCTGCCGGAACGTCGACGACATCGCGGACGAGGAGGCGCCGCTTGATGAGAAGCGCGCCGGTCTCGACGCCTGGAGGGGGCAGATCGATGCGCTTTACGGAGATGGCCGGCTCGACCATCCGCTGGCCAAGGCTCTGGCCGGTCCGGTTCGCGACTATGGGCTCATGAAGGCCGATTTCGAGGCGGTGATCGACGGCATGGCCATGGATGCGGGGGAGCCGATCTTCGCTCCCTCCTCGGTCGAGCTCGACCTCTATTGCGACCGGGTCGCCTGCGCGGTCGGACGGCTGTGCGTGCATATCTTCGGCGAGCCGAATGCCCGCGGGCGGGCCGTGGCCGATGCTTTGGGCCGCGCCTTGCAGCTCACCAACATCCTGCGCGACGTGCACGAGGATGCTGAGCGCGGACGGCTTTACCTGCCGCGGGAGCTGCTGGACCGGCACGGCATCACCGCCGGCTCGGCGCAGGCAGTCGTCCGGCATCCCGCCTACCCCGCTCTGTGGCGCGACCTTGCACGGCGGGCGGAAGAGGCTTTCGTCCGCTCCCGCGAGGCGCTCAAGGCCTGCGACCGGCGCAAGATGCGGCCCGCGCGCATCATGATGGAAGTCTACCAGCGTGATCTCACGCGGATGATGGCCCTGCCCGACCGCGATCTCGCCGACCCCCGCGTGTCGAAGCGACGGGTGGGCAAGGGCGAGCGGCTGCTGATCGCCCTGCGCTACGCCATTCTCTAG